A genomic window from Phoenix dactylifera cultivar Barhee BC4 chromosome 7, palm_55x_up_171113_PBpolish2nd_filt_p, whole genome shotgun sequence includes:
- the LOC103696708 gene encoding serine/arginine repetitive matrix protein 2-like, which translates to MYNGIGLTTPRGSGTNGYIQTNKFFVKPKAVPARADASYDGAGALPEGAVRKPNKDILEHDRKRQIQLRLLVLQETLADQGYTEDEIAEKLQETQKNLEAEAAAAAADVRSGAPPLPGKRFTDTQTHHIAALKEKQLETLRAALKIEDRKKSSEHEQQEENQQDKESDLEPGELVDEKYQEHKRNPKDSDRQQEKYDDRHVDSKRKKQVVERFGSEKGLKDINEKEKKNNEGRRSPNDELKHHDKDIRKGKYKDGSDSDSSRSIELEKRKHGKSVRRHDSEDDSDVRSKKRLGKSARRHDFDVPSSQKDKKRGFKMQGKKNENQQTDDSDSVSDSSSDSDSESEEENARREPEKYVKKHRRHDTDSDSDRNAQDKKKLVGGQWTKNKRHDSDSDSDRNAQDKKKHVGRQWTKNKRHDSDDLEPETDDDEKSRKQADKHRRPIGRYKSSDSESDDRKKNAINYRKHGKSSRRHDSEDSEYDTDDEKKRRTKGMGKHGESSKRRKTKDSDTDSEKKIAINLKKHEKNRRHDSEDPDYDTEDEKNLKKGMESSKLSRWHMNYDFDSDSEKKNKSRKHSASHESHHVRSRKVAEGKTRGNRRMGRRHDTDDESSYTDSGKETAGNQVVKYSKSKQKQDSVTDDSGSQSSYSSSDTNSDNSNRPVKQDRRKTGRRDNNRNAGSERQNGNDSIKREYSDIPKKAERTNQFESRQDRKDIDDHGSQEAKKRREAVHGRPYAGVRESKSTSVGLVEGERRRESESRGHKNYHGSREERKREDNSVLQKVGDKRALEEHVNEDKYGSRRYSKDEQSYDGAKRRRYEDSRQYRRHDRYDHRSTEDAGRRRH; encoded by the exons atGTACAACGGAATCGGGCTGACGACCCCGCGGGGGTCGGGCACCAACGGCTACATCCAGACCAACAAGTTCTTCGTCAAGCCGAAGGCCGTCCCCGCCAGGGCTGACGCCTCCTATGACGGCGCCGGCGCTCTCCCGGAGGGCGCCGTCCGGAAGCCCAACAAGGACATCCTCGAGCACGACCGCAAGCGCCAGATCCAGCTCCGCCTCCTCGTCCTCCAGGAAACCCTAGCAGATCAGGGCTACACGGAGGACGAGATCGCCGAGAAGCTCCAGGAAACGCAGAAGAACCTGGAGGCTGAagcggccgccgccgccgctgatGTACGTAgcggtgctcctcctctccccGGCAAGAG GTTTACAGATACACAGACCCATCATATTGCTGCACTTAAGGAGAAACAACTTGAAACTTTGAGAGCAGCTCTTAAGATAGAAGACAGGAAGAAATCATCTGAAcatgaacaacaagaagaaaaTCAGCAGGACAAAGAAAGTGACTTAGAGCCTGGAGAACTTGTTGATGAGAAATATCAAGAGCATAAAAGGAATCCAAAGGACTCTGACAGGCAACAGGAAAAATATGATGACAGACATGTGGATAGTAAGAGGAAAAAACAGGTGGTGGAAAGATTCGGAAGTGAGAAAGGTCTGAAGGACATAaacgagaaggaaaagaagaacaaTGAAGGCAGGAGGTCTCCAAATGATGAGCTGAAGCACCATGACAAAGATATCAGAAAGGGAAAATACAAGGATGGTTCCGATAGTGATAGCAGTAGAAGTATTGAATTGGAAAAGAGGAAACATGGAAAAAGTGTGCGCAGACATGATTCTGAAGATGATTCTGATGTCCGGAGCAAGAAGCGGCTTGGAAAAAGTGCACGCAGACATGATTTTGATGTCCCAAGCAGTCAGAAGGACAAAAAAAGGGGTTTCAAAATGCAAGgaaagaagaatgaaaatcagcaAACTGATGATTCCGATTCTGTTAGTgactcatcatcagattctgacAGTGAATCTGAGGAGGAAAATGCCAGAAGAGAACCAGAGAAATATGTCAAGAAACATAGGAGGCATGATACTGATTCAGATTCAGACAGAAATGCTCAGGACAAGAAAAAACTTGTGGGGGGGCAATGGACAAAAAATAAGAGACATGACTCTGATTCAGATTCAGACAGAAATGCTCAGGACAAGAAAAAACATGTGGGGAGGCAATGGACAAAAAATAAGAGACATGACTCTGATGATTTGGAACCAGAAACTGATGATGATGAGAAAAGCAGAAAGCAAGCAGACAAACATCGCAGACCCATTGGAAGGTACAAGAGCAGCGACTCTGAATCTGACGATCGAAAGAAAAATGCCATCAATTATAGGAAACATGGAAAAAGCAGCAGAAGGCATGATTCTGAAGATTCAGAATATGATACTGAtgatgaaaagaaaaggagaacaaAGGGGATGGGGAAACATGGTGAATCCAGCAAAAGACGCAAGACCAAGGACTCAGATACTGACAGTGAAAAGAAAATTGCCATCAATCTCAAGAAACATGAGAAAAACAGGAGACATGATTCTGAGGATCCAGATTATGATACTGAAGATGAAAAGAACCTAAAAAAAGGGATGGAGAGTAGCAAACTAAGCAGATGGCATATGAATTATGATTTTGACTCTGAcagtgaaaagaaaaataagagcaGAAAACATAGTGCTTCTCATGAATCTCATCATGTTAGATCAAGGAAGGTTGCTGAAGGGAAAACACGTGGTAACAGGAGAATGGGGAGAAGGCATGATACTGATGATGAGAGCTCCTATACTGATAGTGGTAAGGAAACTGCTGGCAATCAAGTTGTGAAATACAGTAAATCTAAACAGAAGCAAGATTCAGTGACTGATGACAGTGGAAGCCAGAGCTCTTACTCTAGCAGTGACACAAATTCTGATAATAGCAATAGGCCCGTGAAGCAGGATAGGAGAAAAACAGGCAGGCGGGATAATAACAGAAATGCTGGAAGTGAGCGTCAAAATGGTAATGACAGTATTAAGAGAGAATACTCAGATATTCCAAAGAAGGCTGAAAGAACTAACCAGTTTGAATCAAGGCAAGATAGGAAGGACATTGATGACCACGGAAGCCaggaagcaaagaaaaggagagaggctGTACATGGTCGCCCATATGCTGGTGTACGGGAATCGAAATCTACTAGTGTTGGTTTAGTAgaaggggagagaaggagagagagtgagagcagAGGTCATAAGAACTACCATGGAAGCCGAGAAGAACGGAAGAGGGAGGACAACTCCGTATTGCAAAAAGTTGGTGATAAACGGGCATTAGAAGAACATGTAAATGAAGATAAGTATGGTAGCAGAAGGTACAGTAAAGATGAGCAGAGCTATGATGGTGCTAAGAGGAGAAGATATGAAGATTCTCGGCAGTACCGAAGGCATGATAGGTATGACCATCGTTCCACTGAAGATGCGGGCCGACGCAGGCACTGA